Proteins encoded by one window of Pseudonocardia alni:
- the rfbA gene encoding glucose-1-phosphate thymidylyltransferase RfbA: MKGVILAGGTGSRLFPLTAAVSKQLLPVYDKPMIYHPLTTLMLAGIREILLISTPHDLPGFQRLLGDGGRLGLQITYAAQEHPNGLAEAFVIGADHVRGGPSALVLGDNIFHGAGFGDLLRRRAAEVASGDAGCVLFGYPVRDPRRYGVGEAAPDGTLLSIEEKPEHPRSDRAITGLYFYDDRVVDIATRITPSARGELEITDVNRAYLEQGRARLQDLGRGFAWLDTGTHESLMEAGQYVRVLENRQGIRIACVEEVALRMGFIDAAACHALGAQQAGSGYGEYVMAVADQFRS; encoded by the coding sequence ACCGGCAGCCGGCTGTTCCCCCTGACCGCGGCGGTGTCCAAGCAGCTGCTGCCGGTCTACGACAAGCCGATGATCTACCACCCGCTGACCACGCTGATGCTGGCCGGGATCCGGGAGATCCTGCTCATCTCCACCCCGCACGACCTGCCCGGGTTCCAGCGCCTGCTCGGCGACGGCGGCCGGCTCGGCCTGCAGATCACCTACGCCGCCCAGGAGCACCCCAACGGCCTGGCCGAGGCGTTCGTCATCGGCGCCGACCACGTCCGCGGCGGGCCGTCGGCGCTCGTGCTGGGCGACAACATCTTCCACGGCGCCGGGTTCGGTGACCTGCTGCGTCGCCGCGCCGCCGAGGTCGCCTCCGGCGACGCGGGCTGCGTGCTGTTCGGCTACCCGGTGCGGGATCCGCGGCGCTACGGCGTCGGCGAGGCCGCCCCCGACGGCACCCTGCTCTCGATCGAGGAGAAGCCCGAGCACCCCCGCTCGGACCGTGCCATCACCGGCCTCTACTTCTACGACGACCGCGTCGTCGACATCGCCACGCGCATCACCCCCTCGGCCCGCGGCGAGCTCGAGATCACCGACGTCAACCGCGCCTACCTCGAACAGGGCCGCGCCCGTCTGCAGGACCTCGGACGCGGCTTCGCCTGGCTCGACACCGGCACCCACGAGTCGCTGATGGAGGCCGGCCAGTACGTCCGCGTCCTGGAGAACCGCCAGGGCATCCGCATCGCCTGCGTCGAGGAGGTCGCCCTGCGGATGGGCTTCATCGACGCCGCCGCCTGCCACGCCCTCGGGGCGCAGCAGGCGGGCTCGGGCTACGGCGAATACGTCATGGCCGTCGCGGATCAGTTCAGGTCGTAG
- a CDS encoding glycoside hydrolase family 6 protein, which yields MRSLLAVSSGALAAALVLVSCGAGAPTAPAPGDPASAPPSATGLFVDPRSAAADQVVRWRDEGRDADADQIEKIASQPFPHWVSGDVAAAQADTKDYVDRATAAGARPLLVAYNIPHRDCGSFSGGGAPDGGYYRNWVTEIVRGLGGTTATVVLEPDAVPHELSGCVDGDLRDERYQLLSEAVATFKDAGARVYVDAGNPGFISDVDALAGALERSGVRAADGFALNVANFYPTPQVVAFGRQLSDRLGGAHFVVDTSRNGQGVADEASLGGVPAFCNPPGRGLGAAPTTETGDDRVDALLWVKRPGESDGACRPGEPAAGQWYPEYALGLAQRQAG from the coding sequence GTGCGCTCGCTGCTGGCAGTCTCCTCCGGTGCCCTGGCCGCCGCCCTGGTACTCGTCTCCTGCGGGGCGGGGGCGCCCACCGCGCCCGCCCCGGGCGACCCGGCGTCCGCCCCGCCGAGCGCGACGGGGCTGTTCGTGGACCCGCGCAGCGCCGCGGCCGACCAGGTCGTCCGGTGGCGCGACGAGGGCCGCGACGCCGACGCCGACCAGATCGAGAAGATCGCCTCGCAGCCGTTCCCGCACTGGGTGAGCGGCGACGTCGCCGCGGCCCAGGCCGACACGAAGGACTACGTCGACCGGGCCACCGCGGCCGGTGCGCGCCCGCTGCTGGTCGCCTACAACATCCCGCACCGCGACTGCGGCAGCTTCTCCGGCGGCGGCGCCCCGGACGGCGGCTACTACCGGAACTGGGTCACCGAGATCGTCCGCGGGCTGGGCGGCACGACGGCCACGGTCGTCCTGGAGCCCGACGCGGTGCCGCACGAGCTGTCCGGCTGCGTCGACGGCGACCTGCGCGACGAGCGCTACCAGCTGCTGTCCGAGGCGGTCGCGACGTTCAAGGACGCGGGCGCCCGGGTCTACGTCGACGCGGGCAACCCCGGCTTCATCAGCGACGTCGACGCCCTCGCCGGCGCGCTGGAGCGTTCCGGGGTCCGCGCCGCCGACGGGTTCGCCCTCAACGTCGCCAACTTCTACCCGACGCCGCAGGTGGTCGCCTTCGGTCGGCAGCTCTCCGACCGCCTCGGCGGCGCGCACTTCGTCGTCGACACCAGCCGCAACGGCCAGGGTGTCGCCGACGAGGCGTCGTTGGGCGGGGTGCCCGCGTTCTGCAACCCGCCCGGTCGCGGGCTCGGGGCGGCCCCGACCACCGAGACCGGCGACGACCGCGTCGACGCACTGCTGTGGGTCAAGCGCCCCGGCGAGTCCGACGGGGCCTGCCGTCCGGGGGAGCCCGCCGCCGGGCAGTGGTACCCCGAGTACGCCCTCGGGCTCGCGCAGCGCCAGGCCGGCTGA
- a CDS encoding radical copper oxidase GlxA, with amino-acid sequence MRRLLSRAARAVLGRRRLIAMIGVPTVLLAVNAPPAFAWISEVRHEAWLHSAEYTAANGRWDVVELPADVRINAIHAAMLPTGKVLLVAGSGNDQEQFDAGTFRTLVYDPATGDATEIDTPSDLFCGGHTFLPDGKLLVAGGTQRYEVLDGFVTRAAGAMRIRNENPDRELHLDAGTVFRDPDGRDYTLTSPAHVMAATKTGEGDGTVVTASETIGFVESTEEGAAGVTDRPAQYAILSLDPADAANVYGMGDKMTLDKQDFQGIADSYEFDPVAEKYVRVGDMTQKRWYPTLTGLPDGQVLAISGLDGTGQILPGQNEVYDPATKRWTDRPDLFRYFPTYPAIFQTRQEGRLFYSGSNAGYGPADAGRVPGFWNLADNSFAPVPGLREPELMETSGSSWAGPVQDQRMVVVGGGGVGESPVSSARIDTIDLRAPAPAFTPGPDLRTPTRYPSVVQLPTDDLLITGGSADYRGKGASDILQANLYHPGTNTLSAVADPLVGRDYHAEALLLPNGQVLTAGGNSLFKNVDNTKPAPFEQRLEIYTPPYLFHGPQPVIATAPEEAGLGTTMTVTSPDAARVTQARLIRPSAVTHATDVDQRSVRLDIARDPDGSLGLAVPAEPALVPPGWYMLFLVDDAGVPSVASWVHLR; translated from the coding sequence GTGAGGCGCCTGCTCTCCCGGGCGGCGCGCGCCGTCCTCGGCCGCCGCAGGCTGATCGCGATGATCGGCGTGCCCACCGTCCTGCTGGCGGTCAACGCCCCGCCCGCGTTCGCCTGGATCTCCGAGGTGCGCCACGAGGCGTGGCTGCACAGCGCCGAGTACACCGCCGCGAACGGCCGCTGGGACGTCGTCGAGCTGCCCGCGGACGTCCGGATCAACGCCATCCACGCCGCGATGCTGCCGACCGGCAAGGTCCTGCTCGTCGCCGGCTCGGGTAACGACCAGGAGCAGTTCGACGCCGGCACCTTCCGCACCCTGGTCTACGACCCGGCCACCGGCGACGCGACGGAGATCGACACCCCGTCGGACCTGTTCTGCGGCGGTCACACCTTCCTGCCCGACGGGAAGCTCCTCGTCGCCGGCGGCACCCAGCGCTACGAGGTCCTCGACGGCTTCGTCACCCGCGCCGCCGGCGCGATGCGGATCCGCAACGAGAACCCCGACCGCGAGCTGCACCTGGACGCCGGCACCGTGTTCCGCGACCCCGACGGACGCGACTACACCCTCACCAGCCCGGCCCACGTCATGGCCGCGACCAAGACCGGCGAGGGCGACGGGACCGTCGTCACCGCCAGCGAGACCATCGGCTTCGTCGAGTCCACCGAGGAGGGCGCCGCCGGGGTCACCGACCGGCCCGCCCAGTACGCGATCCTGTCGCTGGACCCCGCGGACGCCGCGAACGTCTACGGCATGGGCGACAAGATGACCCTGGACAAGCAGGACTTCCAGGGCATCGCCGACTCCTACGAGTTCGACCCGGTCGCCGAGAAGTACGTGCGCGTCGGGGACATGACCCAGAAGCGCTGGTACCCCACGCTCACCGGGCTGCCCGACGGCCAGGTGCTCGCGATCTCCGGTCTCGACGGCACCGGGCAGATCCTGCCCGGCCAGAACGAGGTTTACGACCCGGCGACGAAGCGCTGGACCGACCGGCCCGACCTGTTCCGCTACTTCCCGACCTACCCGGCGATCTTCCAGACCCGGCAGGAGGGACGGCTGTTCTACTCCGGCTCCAACGCCGGCTACGGCCCGGCCGACGCCGGACGCGTCCCCGGGTTCTGGAACCTGGCGGACAACTCGTTCGCACCCGTCCCGGGGCTGCGCGAGCCGGAGCTGATGGAGACCTCCGGGTCGTCCTGGGCCGGGCCGGTGCAGGACCAGCGGATGGTCGTCGTCGGGGGCGGCGGGGTCGGGGAGTCCCCGGTGTCCTCGGCGCGGATCGACACCATCGACCTGCGCGCCCCGGCGCCCGCGTTCACCCCCGGCCCGGACCTGCGCACCCCCACCCGCTACCCGAGCGTCGTGCAGCTGCCCACCGACGACCTGCTGATCACCGGCGGCTCCGCGGACTACCGCGGCAAGGGCGCGAGCGACATCCTGCAGGCCAACCTGTACCACCCGGGCACGAACACGCTCTCCGCCGTCGCCGACCCCCTGGTCGGGCGCGACTACCACGCCGAGGCGCTGCTGCTGCCCAACGGTCAGGTGCTCACCGCAGGCGGGAACTCCCTGTTCAAGAACGTGGACAACACCAAGCCCGCCCCGTTCGAGCAGCGGCTGGAGATCTACACCCCGCCGTACCTGTTCCACGGCCCGCAGCCGGTGATCGCGACGGCCCCGGAGGAGGCCGGCCTCGGCACCACCATGACCGTGACCAGCCCGGACGCGGCCCGGGTCACCCAGGCCCGGCTGATCCGGCCCAGCGCGGTCACCCACGCGACCGACGTCGACCAGCGCTCGGTGCGCCTCGACATCGCCCGCGACCCGGACGGCTCGCTCGGCCTCGCCGTACCCGCCGAGCCGGCCCTGGTGCCGCCCGGCTGGTACATGCTCTTCCTCGTCGACGACGCCGGGGTGCCGTCCGTGGCGTCATGGGTGCACCTCAGGTGA
- a CDS encoding glycosyltransferase family 2 protein: MTASVASGTPQNRAPAVGARSLHDFSRISGEVTEPPPAGETYRVRYRNLHDGQGRRWAGTLAIIGANVAFEVLFVVWLLQPSHHPDVDERWWIQAANVFVIGSIALVETMRLVNVFSLSLASVLARDPVPVRPDPELRVAFLTTIVPGSEPIEMVRATLEAARRIRHEGTFDVWLLDEGDDREVRRMCAEIGVRHFSRKGVAAYNEPSGFFTARTKHGNYNAWVHAEGHRYDVFLSVDPDHVPLANYAERMLGYFRDPDVAFVVGPQCYANCDNFVTTAAESQQFPFHSLIQRAANAYGIPMLVGTNNAVRIDALLAVGGLHDSITEDMATGLALHARRNPWTGRRWRSVYTPDVVAVGEGPSSWTDFFSQQLRWSRGTFVILQGIFLKRLRRLSPPRALHYLLITAFYPSMAIGWILGAVNASLYLAFGVSGIVVPPALWLALYVDATAFQLWVYIRNRRYNVSPYEHENSTGLTGMAMSVLSAPIYASSLVATVLRRPATFVVTPKAEAASPDRVVTFARHLRWSAFLAAAIAASFAFGYANLDVLMWPALALVVSVVPMAIWLGGLLRTRGRIASAAELVELVPVIPEPRDEKIGAVA, encoded by the coding sequence GTGACCGCGAGCGTCGCGTCCGGCACCCCGCAGAACCGGGCGCCCGCTGTGGGGGCCCGGTCGCTGCACGACTTCAGCCGCATCTCCGGCGAGGTCACCGAGCCGCCGCCGGCAGGCGAAACGTACCGGGTGCGGTACCGCAACCTGCACGACGGTCAGGGCCGCCGCTGGGCGGGCACCCTGGCCATCATCGGCGCGAACGTCGCGTTCGAGGTGCTGTTCGTGGTCTGGCTGCTGCAGCCCTCCCACCACCCCGACGTCGACGAGCGCTGGTGGATCCAGGCCGCGAACGTCTTCGTCATCGGCTCCATCGCGCTGGTCGAGACGATGCGCCTGGTCAACGTGTTCTCGCTGTCGCTGGCCTCGGTGCTCGCCCGCGACCCGGTCCCGGTCCGGCCGGACCCGGAGCTGCGGGTCGCGTTCCTGACCACGATCGTCCCCGGCTCGGAGCCGATCGAGATGGTCCGCGCGACGCTGGAGGCCGCGCGGCGGATCCGGCACGAGGGCACCTTCGACGTCTGGCTGCTCGACGAGGGCGACGACCGCGAGGTCCGGCGGATGTGCGCCGAGATCGGTGTCCGGCACTTCTCCCGCAAGGGCGTCGCCGCCTACAACGAGCCGTCGGGCTTCTTCACGGCGCGCACCAAGCACGGCAACTACAACGCCTGGGTGCACGCGGAGGGCCACCGCTACGACGTGTTCCTGTCCGTCGACCCCGACCACGTGCCGCTGGCGAACTACGCCGAGCGGATGCTCGGCTACTTCCGCGACCCCGACGTCGCGTTCGTCGTCGGACCGCAGTGCTACGCCAACTGCGACAACTTCGTCACCACCGCCGCGGAGTCCCAGCAGTTCCCGTTCCACTCGCTGATCCAGCGGGCCGCGAACGCCTACGGCATCCCGATGCTCGTCGGCACCAACAACGCCGTGCGGATCGACGCGCTGCTCGCCGTCGGCGGGCTGCACGACTCGATCACCGAGGACATGGCGACCGGGCTGGCGCTGCACGCCCGGCGCAACCCGTGGACCGGGCGGCGCTGGCGCTCGGTGTACACACCGGACGTCGTCGCGGTGGGGGAGGGGCCGTCGTCCTGGACGGACTTCTTCTCCCAGCAGCTGCGCTGGTCCCGCGGCACCTTCGTGATCCTGCAGGGCATCTTCCTGAAGCGGCTGCGCCGGCTGTCCCCGCCACGGGCGCTGCACTACCTGCTCATCACCGCGTTCTACCCGTCGATGGCGATCGGCTGGATCCTCGGAGCCGTCAACGCCTCGCTCTACCTGGCGTTCGGGGTGTCGGGCATCGTCGTCCCGCCCGCGTTGTGGCTGGCGCTCTACGTCGACGCGACCGCGTTCCAGCTGTGGGTCTACATCCGCAACCGCCGCTACAACGTCAGCCCCTACGAGCACGAGAACTCGACCGGGCTGACCGGGATGGCGATGTCGGTGCTCTCCGCGCCGATCTACGCGTCCTCGCTGGTCGCGACGGTGCTTCGGCGCCCGGCGACGTTCGTCGTCACCCCGAAGGCGGAGGCGGCGAGCCCGGACCGCGTCGTCACCTTCGCCCGGCACCTGCGCTGGTCGGCGTTCCTGGCGGCGGCGATCGCGGCGTCGTTCGCGTTCGGCTACGCCAACCTCGACGTCCTCATGTGGCCGGCGCTCGCGCTGGTCGTCTCCGTGGTCCCGATGGCGATCTGGCTGGGCGGCCTGCTGCGCACCCGTGGCCGGATCGCGTCCGCGGCCGAGCTCGTCGAGCTCGTGCCCGTGATCCCCGAACCCCGTGACGAGAAGATCGGAGCCGTGGCGTGA
- a CDS encoding NAD(P)H-dependent oxidoreductase has translation MLILDTALAKRAAENRPIRVGLVGAGFMGRGLVNQIVNSTPGMDVVAIANRTVATAVRAYTEAGLEPVEVSTTAQVEAMVAKGVPAVLGDAFALLAAENIDVLVDVTGAVEFGARVTVAAIERGLPVVTMNAELDGTVGPLLAHRARAAGVVLTGADGDQPGVQANLLRFVRGIGVTPLVAGNIKGLQDEYRTPTTQQAFAEKWGQDPYMVTSFADGTKVSFEQAIVANAFGFTVGRRGMYGRDHAGHVDELTAAYDVDELRELGGVVDYVVGAKPGPGIYVLGTHDDPKQRHYLNLYKLGEGPLYSFYTPYHLCHFEVPNTIVRAVDFADAALSPPAGQRVDVVATAKQDLSAGHTVDGLGGYDTYGVAESSPVTRAERLLPMGVAEGCTLVRDVAKDAVLTYDDVTLPPGRLVDALREEQEKLFA, from the coding sequence ATGCTGATCCTCGACACCGCCCTCGCGAAGCGCGCCGCCGAGAACCGCCCGATCCGGGTCGGCCTGGTCGGCGCCGGGTTCATGGGCCGCGGCCTGGTCAACCAGATCGTGAACTCCACCCCCGGGATGGACGTCGTCGCGATCGCGAACCGCACCGTCGCCACCGCCGTGCGCGCCTACACCGAGGCCGGGCTGGAGCCGGTCGAGGTGTCGACGACCGCGCAGGTCGAGGCGATGGTCGCGAAGGGCGTCCCGGCCGTGCTCGGCGACGCGTTCGCGCTGCTCGCCGCCGAGAACATCGACGTGCTCGTCGACGTCACCGGGGCCGTCGAGTTCGGCGCCCGGGTCACCGTCGCCGCGATCGAGCGCGGGCTGCCCGTCGTCACGATGAACGCCGAGCTCGACGGCACCGTCGGCCCGCTGCTCGCGCACCGCGCCCGCGCCGCCGGGGTCGTCCTGACCGGTGCCGACGGCGACCAGCCCGGCGTCCAGGCCAACCTGCTGCGCTTCGTGCGCGGCATCGGGGTCACCCCGCTCGTCGCCGGCAACATCAAGGGCCTGCAGGACGAGTACCGCACCCCCACCACCCAGCAGGCGTTCGCGGAGAAGTGGGGGCAGGACCCCTACATGGTCACCAGCTTCGCCGACGGCACCAAGGTGTCGTTCGAGCAGGCGATCGTGGCCAACGCGTTCGGCTTCACCGTCGGCCGGCGCGGCATGTACGGCCGCGACCACGCCGGGCACGTCGACGAGCTGACCGCGGCCTACGACGTCGACGAGCTGCGCGAGCTGGGCGGCGTCGTCGACTACGTGGTCGGCGCCAAGCCGGGTCCGGGCATCTACGTGCTCGGCACCCACGACGACCCGAAGCAGCGCCACTACCTGAACCTGTACAAGCTCGGCGAGGGCCCGCTGTACAGCTTCTACACCCCGTACCACCTGTGCCATTTCGAGGTCCCGAACACCATCGTGCGGGCCGTCGACTTCGCCGACGCCGCACTGAGCCCGCCCGCGGGACAGCGGGTCGACGTCGTCGCCACCGCCAAGCAGGACCTGAGCGCCGGGCACACCGTCGACGGGCTGGGCGGCTACGACACCTACGGTGTCGCCGAGTCGAGCCCGGTGACCCGCGCCGAGCGGCTGCTGCCGATGGGCGTCGCCGAGGGGTGCACACTGGTGCGCGACGTCGCGAAGGACGCCGTGCTCACCTACGACGACGTCACCCTGCCCCCGGGCCGGCTCGTCGACGCGCTCCGCGAGGAGCAGGAGAAGCTGTTCGCCTGA
- the rfbC gene encoding dTDP-4-dehydrorhamnose 3,5-epimerase, with translation MEIHQTPLPGSALIDLKRLEDDRGFFARAFCEQEFRDAGLDPTITQCNLSYNHEAGTLRGFHYQLEPNAEVKVIRCVRGAIFDVIVDLRPDSDTYLQWFGAELSQDNYRAMYVPRNFAHAYLTLTPDATTIYQVSTPYTPGAERGLRWNDPALHVEWPHAVDHVSDKDANWPLLADNADFPSVTGAR, from the coding sequence GTGGAGATTCACCAGACCCCGCTCCCCGGATCGGCTCTCATCGACCTGAAGCGACTCGAGGACGACCGCGGCTTCTTCGCCCGTGCCTTCTGCGAGCAGGAGTTCCGCGACGCCGGGCTGGACCCGACGATCACCCAGTGCAACCTCTCGTACAACCACGAGGCGGGCACCCTGCGCGGCTTCCACTACCAGCTGGAGCCCAACGCCGAGGTCAAGGTCATCCGCTGCGTCCGCGGCGCGATCTTCGACGTGATCGTCGACCTGCGCCCGGACTCCGACACCTACCTGCAGTGGTTCGGTGCCGAGCTGTCCCAGGACAACTACCGGGCGATGTACGTGCCGCGGAACTTCGCGCACGCCTACCTCACCCTCACCCCGGACGCGACGACGATCTACCAGGTCTCGACGCCCTACACCCCGGGCGCCGAGCGCGGCCTGCGCTGGAACGACCCGGCCCTGCACGTCGAGTGGCCGCACGCGGTCGACCACGTCTCGGACAAGGACGCGAACTGGCCGCTGCTCGCCGACAACGCCGACTTCCCGTCGGTCACCGGAGCCCGCTGA
- a CDS encoding DUF4232 domain-containing protein, protein MNRHRTPLLIGLLSAGLLVAGCGGGAAPSEAPAALSTPPTTAAQQPTEQTSSSEAGEVARCTSSTVQASVGTTLGDNQKDTTIVWRNTSDAPCTMTGFGGVDLRGPDDPQFGPSYSLPRAGEEPTAVVVKPGGTAHTVITWLPGDSWTPTDIVVTAPDETTSTTLKWDQGPVSRQDGATRPGTYIHPVAPGSV, encoded by the coding sequence ATGAACCGTCACCGCACACCACTCCTGATCGGACTGCTGTCGGCCGGACTGCTCGTCGCCGGGTGCGGCGGAGGGGCCGCCCCGTCCGAGGCCCCGGCCGCACTGTCGACCCCGCCCACCACGGCCGCGCAGCAGCCGACGGAGCAGACGTCGTCGTCGGAGGCGGGCGAGGTAGCCCGCTGCACCAGCAGCACCGTGCAGGCGTCGGTCGGCACCACCCTCGGCGACAACCAGAAGGACACCACCATCGTCTGGCGCAACACCTCCGACGCGCCCTGCACCATGACCGGGTTCGGCGGCGTCGACCTGCGCGGCCCGGACGACCCGCAGTTCGGGCCGTCCTACTCGCTGCCCCGGGCGGGGGAGGAACCCACCGCGGTCGTCGTCAAGCCGGGCGGGACCGCGCACACCGTGATCACCTGGCTGCCCGGGGACAGCTGGACGCCGACCGACATCGTCGTGACCGCGCCGGACGAGACGACGTCGACGACGCTGAAGTGGGACCAGGGCCCGGTCTCCCGTCAGGACGGCGCGACCCGCCCCGGCACCTACATCCACCCGGTGGCGCCCGGCTCCGTCTGA
- a CDS encoding sugar transferase, with protein sequence MSNALLNRSFAHVRPDPIGHRGYIAAAVAGDAFGWVVALVVAVLLRYELDLAEIDVSGLLWTAAAAAVAQMLVGWLGRSYTSGRAASTTDPGGLTLSVFLVGLTTFVLVTLQDPPPVPRSTPLLAIPIAALLLVGVRAGLRARIERPDPTDPRRTRRAVMVGTGEDADHLVRSMLRDPSWGILPVATVGSDGARRRIAGLGTARSGERPAALAERFGADLLVIATSDGAAAGTVSAEAAAAGIPTLVVPPLAELVRSLAPADLPGPTPAAPSRGGTRGRARTAGKRALDVVLCLAGLPLVLPVLLTVGLVLLLSGGEVLYRAPRVGLHGRRFTMFKFATMRPGDSGPRVTREGDPRITPIGRVLRSTKLNELPQIVNVLRGDMSVVGPRPEDPRYARAYTPEQRAVWSVRPGMTSVAYLDFGDEQVYIERARPDDVESFYLGELLPAKLEIELGYVRSWTVGSDMVIIARTLGRLLARR encoded by the coding sequence ATGTCGAACGCACTCCTGAACCGATCGTTCGCCCACGTCCGTCCGGACCCGATCGGTCACCGTGGGTACATCGCGGCAGCGGTCGCCGGGGACGCATTCGGCTGGGTCGTGGCCCTCGTCGTAGCCGTCCTGCTCCGGTACGAGCTGGACCTGGCCGAGATCGACGTGTCGGGTCTGCTGTGGACGGCGGCGGCAGCCGCCGTCGCGCAGATGCTCGTCGGATGGCTCGGCCGCTCCTACACGAGCGGGAGGGCCGCCTCCACGACCGACCCGGGCGGGCTCACCCTGTCGGTGTTCCTGGTCGGGCTGACGACGTTCGTCCTGGTGACCCTCCAGGACCCGCCTCCGGTGCCCCGCTCGACGCCGCTGCTCGCCATTCCCATCGCGGCGTTGTTGCTGGTTGGGGTCAGAGCGGGTCTGCGTGCCCGGATCGAGCGGCCCGATCCCACCGACCCGCGGCGCACCCGTCGTGCGGTCATGGTCGGGACCGGCGAGGACGCCGACCACCTGGTCCGCTCGATGCTGCGCGACCCGAGCTGGGGCATCCTGCCGGTCGCGACGGTCGGTTCGGACGGTGCGCGGCGTCGCATCGCCGGACTCGGGACCGCCCGGTCCGGGGAGCGGCCCGCCGCGCTCGCCGAACGGTTCGGCGCCGACCTGCTGGTCATCGCGACCTCGGACGGGGCCGCGGCGGGGACGGTGTCGGCGGAGGCGGCCGCGGCGGGCATCCCGACGCTCGTGGTGCCGCCGCTGGCGGAACTGGTCCGGTCACTGGCTCCGGCCGACCTGCCCGGCCCGACGCCGGCGGCTCCGTCGCGGGGCGGGACCCGTGGCCGGGCCCGGACCGCGGGCAAAAGGGCGTTGGACGTCGTGCTGTGCCTCGCGGGGTTGCCACTGGTGCTGCCGGTCCTGCTGACGGTAGGACTGGTCCTGCTGCTCAGCGGCGGGGAGGTGCTCTATCGGGCGCCGAGGGTCGGGCTGCACGGGCGCCGGTTCACGATGTTCAAATTCGCCACGATGCGTCCCGGGGACTCCGGCCCGCGGGTGACCCGGGAGGGCGACCCCCGGATCACCCCCATCGGCCGGGTGCTGAGGTCGACCAAGCTCAACGAGCTGCCCCAGATCGTCAACGTGCTGCGCGGTGACATGAGTGTCGTCGGCCCGCGTCCGGAGGACCCGCGCTACGCGCGTGCCTACACCCCGGAGCAGCGGGCGGTCTGGTCCGTCCGGCCCGGGATGACGAGCGTGGCCTACCTCGACTTCGGCGACGAGCAGGTCTACATCGAGCGGGCCCGACCGGACGACGTCGAGTCGTTCTACCTGGGCGAGCTGTTGCCGGCCAAACTCGAGATCGAGCTCGGCTACGTCCGGAGCTGGACGGTCGGCAGTGACATGGTGATCATCGCGAGGACACTGGGCCGTCTCCTGGCGCGACGCTAG
- a CDS encoding sugar phosphate nucleotidyltransferase: MPNLHAVVQAGGRGTRLAPYSTVLPKALMPVGEGCVIDNLLARFSAAGVKTVSITVSAFGPLIRSYCGDGERWGLEIDYIFEEEPLGTIGPLNALRHTVRDPFFVTNSDVFADVDLDSVLSEHREHGAPLTVVVTRQVVNIAYGVLEHHSGVVTDFREKPSQQFSVSTGIYLMDPSIFDHIPPSGPFGFDELMRTMLARGVPVNVYEHHGSWIDIGRVEDLRRAQEHAELAMRAPA; this comes from the coding sequence ATGCCGAATCTTCACGCCGTGGTTCAGGCCGGCGGCCGCGGCACTCGTCTCGCTCCGTATTCAACCGTTCTACCCAAAGCGCTGATGCCGGTGGGCGAAGGTTGCGTCATCGACAATCTGCTCGCGCGGTTCTCCGCGGCGGGGGTGAAGACGGTGTCGATCACCGTCAGCGCCTTCGGCCCCTTGATCCGCAGCTACTGCGGCGACGGTGAACGATGGGGACTGGAGATCGACTACATATTCGAGGAGGAACCGCTCGGGACCATCGGGCCGCTGAATGCGTTGCGGCACACCGTCCGAGACCCGTTCTTCGTCACCAACTCCGACGTCTTCGCCGATGTGGATCTCGATTCGGTCCTGAGCGAGCACCGGGAACACGGTGCACCACTGACCGTGGTCGTGACACGACAGGTCGTGAACATCGCCTACGGGGTGCTCGAGCACCACAGCGGCGTGGTGACCGACTTCAGGGAGAAGCCGAGCCAGCAGTTCTCCGTCAGTACCGGGATCTACCTGATGGATCCGTCGATCTTCGACCACATCCCGCCGTCGGGGCCCTTCGGTTTCGACGAGCTGATGCGGACCATGCTGGCCCGGGGTGTCCCGGTGAACGTCTACGAGCACCACGGCTCCTGGATCGACATCGGAAGGGTCGAGGACCTGCGCCGCGCCCAGGAGCACGCCGAGCTGGCCATGCGAGCACCCGCGTGA